A single region of the Bacillota bacterium genome encodes:
- a CDS encoding N-6 DNA methylase, translating into MTSYESEREGVEADVALSRPEKKTTGSYYTGTAVARFLASWAIRGATDRVLEPSFGAGVFLQAAEERLHELGGAGTIVGVDVDTDAWQLASRSFSRVKLINEDFFMVSPASLGAFDAVIGNPPFIRHHYFNGETRSRALRQVSDLGVRIPALASAWAPFIVMAASHLTRGGRLAMVAPLELTYANYARPVVGFLARSFSAITCLTFEEPLFPQLNESTVLLLCDGFGGSSRSVEIRRLSSTKALDNTVSSPGHRVNVDDWVDGSFRARLVDVGSECAELYTTLLSRPEVISLGRFFVITIGYVTGDNYFFHLTEQDAVRKEVPFTDLTLAVRRSSDLLRAGLSLVPEDALTLRMNGSHWLFNPADGLASGSAIHVHDGEKSGVMSRFKCRSRSPWYRVPGVRVPDMLMSVFSSGGPRLVENRAGVVAANSVLTLSDRPGSRIDHEVLAASSLTSLAQLGAEVEGHVLGGGALKFEPFEAKRWALPSECVLSRDELKQIDVALRAGRLVEARDLADQYVLVRVLGLGVGELNALRLGLGKLRALRKHRRTNRAGTGDPQGET; encoded by the coding sequence TTGACTAGCTACGAATCCGAAAGAGAAGGGGTGGAGGCGGACGTGGCCCTTTCGAGGCCAGAGAAGAAAACAACAGGGAGCTACTATACAGGCACTGCGGTGGCCCGGTTCCTGGCGTCTTGGGCAATCCGCGGAGCGACTGACCGAGTCTTGGAGCCCAGCTTCGGCGCGGGGGTCTTCCTTCAAGCGGCCGAGGAGAGGCTGCACGAGCTTGGCGGGGCTGGGACTATCGTTGGTGTTGACGTCGACACCGATGCCTGGCAGTTGGCGAGCCGCTCATTCAGTCGCGTGAAGCTCATAAACGAGGATTTCTTCATGGTTAGCCCCGCTTCGTTAGGGGCTTTTGACGCCGTGATCGGGAATCCGCCGTTCATCCGCCATCACTACTTCAACGGGGAAACCAGAAGCCGCGCCTTGAGACAGGTCAGCGACCTCGGGGTTAGAATCCCGGCTTTGGCAAGCGCTTGGGCCCCCTTCATAGTAATGGCGGCCAGTCACCTTACTCGCGGTGGACGGCTTGCCATGGTGGCGCCGCTCGAGCTTACCTATGCCAACTACGCTAGACCGGTCGTTGGATTTCTAGCTAGGTCCTTCTCAGCCATAACCTGCTTGACTTTCGAAGAACCCCTTTTCCCACAGCTTAATGAAAGTACCGTGCTCCTACTGTGCGACGGCTTCGGTGGGTCTTCGCGGTCCGTGGAGATCCGCAGGCTGAGCTCGACCAAGGCCTTGGACAACACCGTTTCGTCGCCGGGTCACCGGGTGAACGTCGATGATTGGGTGGACGGCTCCTTCCGAGCTAGGCTTGTTGACGTAGGCTCTGAGTGCGCCGAGCTTTACACGACACTTCTCAGCCGGCCTGAAGTAATATCTTTGGGTCGCTTTTTCGTCATCACAATCGGCTACGTGACAGGCGACAACTACTTCTTTCACCTTACCGAGCAGGATGCCGTGAGAAAAGAAGTACCGTTCACCGATCTCACCCTGGCTGTTCGACGCAGTTCGGACCTCCTCCGGGCCGGCTTGTCGCTGGTCCCTGAGGACGCCCTGACGCTCCGCATGAATGGATCTCACTGGTTGTTCAACCCGGCTGACGGACTAGCTTCGGGCTCCGCCATTCACGTCCATGATGGCGAAAAGTCTGGGGTCATGAGTCGATTCAAGTGCCGGTCCCGGAGTCCATGGTACCGCGTTCCCGGCGTCCGCGTACCCGACATGCTTATGAGTGTCTTCAGCAGCGGTGGCCCAAGACTGGTCGAAAACCGCGCCGGGGTCGTTGCCGCGAACAGCGTCCTCACGCTAAGCGATCGCCCGGGCTCGAGAATCGACCATGAAGTCTTGGCGGCCTCATCCTTGACCAGCCTGGCCCAACTGGGCGCTGAGGTAGAGGGCCACGTCCTTGGGGGGGGAGCCCTCAAGTTCGAGCCATTCGAAGCCAAGAGGTGGGCTTTGCCAAGTGAGTGCGTCCTATCTCGCGATGAGCTAAAGCAAATTGATGTGGCCCTCAGGGCCGGAAGGCTTGTCGAAGCCCGGGACCTCGCCGACCAGTACGTTTTGGTCAGGGTTCTGGGGTTGGGCGTTGGTGAGCTAAACGCCCTTAGGCTGGGGCTTGGCAAGCTGAGAGCACTTCGCAAGCATCGGAGGACAAACCGTGCTGGAACAGGGGATCCTCAAGGCGAGACCTAG
- a CDS encoding exonuclease, whose protein sequence is MSLRITVYDGAGVIGGNKILVETERGSMFLDFGMGFAGRGRFFEEFLKPRSALGLVDLLEFGLLPPLAGLYRRDLDLPEWRLWDRYRRHPWFRTVKVDGVVLTHAHLDHSAYISFLDPDIPVYTGLVTAVIAKAAQDSAPNDLEREVCYATPREGRDGLLTPGHYKKVPYRQRPFRVVDRPVPENLLPFWGQGGSTRGMTPQMLREVGDGGLAGPSRFDLGGLRLAYFPVDHSIPGAGAFAVETDQGWLVYTGDLRLHGQGRGQTEAFRDAAARLKPFILISEGTHPSTHRPVAEEEVYNRARVAVTKERGLVVADFGPRNVERLLTFLRIARETGRRLAITAKDAFLLEAMAKADPATPDPLTEDGFVVYGEARLSRETWERTLLERYAGKVKTARDIAAGQADYILCFGFFDLSELIDIRPSGGTYVYSSSEAFSEEMAIDLARLRNWVNHFGLTMAGDPSREKGFHASGHIHGPGLEDLIRTIRPRYLLPVHTESPDFFDRPGDSDWPLVVWPEVGRSYEFADGSLREPAPNDRGKD, encoded by the coding sequence GTGAGCCTGCGGATCACGGTCTACGACGGCGCGGGGGTCATCGGCGGGAACAAGATCCTCGTCGAGACCGAGCGGGGGTCGATGTTCCTCGACTTCGGGATGGGATTCGCGGGGCGGGGGCGGTTCTTCGAGGAATTCCTCAAGCCGCGGTCGGCCCTCGGCCTGGTCGACCTGCTCGAGTTCGGGCTCCTGCCGCCCCTCGCCGGGCTCTATCGGCGAGACCTGGACCTGCCTGAGTGGCGGCTCTGGGACCGCTACCGCCGTCACCCCTGGTTCAGAACGGTGAAGGTGGACGGGGTCGTCCTGACCCATGCCCACCTCGACCACTCCGCCTACATTTCCTTCCTCGACCCAGACATCCCGGTCTACACCGGGCTGGTCACGGCGGTGATCGCCAAGGCCGCTCAGGATTCCGCCCCCAACGACCTCGAACGCGAGGTCTGCTACGCCACCCCACGCGAGGGTAGGGACGGGCTCTTGACCCCCGGTCACTACAAGAAGGTCCCTTACCGACAAAGGCCTTTCCGGGTCGTCGACCGCCCGGTGCCCGAGAATCTCTTGCCCTTCTGGGGCCAGGGGGGAAGCACCCGGGGGATGACCCCACAGATGCTGCGCGAGGTTGGCGACGGAGGGCTTGCCGGCCCCAGCCGTTTCGACCTCGGAGGTTTACGGCTCGCCTACTTCCCGGTCGATCATTCGATCCCCGGGGCGGGCGCTTTCGCCGTCGAGACCGACCAAGGGTGGTTGGTCTACACCGGCGATTTGCGGTTGCACGGGCAGGGGAGGGGGCAGACCGAAGCCTTCCGCGACGCCGCCGCGCGGCTCAAGCCGTTCATCCTGATCAGCGAAGGGACGCATCCGTCGACTCACCGCCCGGTGGCCGAGGAGGAGGTCTATAACCGCGCCCGGGTCGCCGTCACGAAGGAGCGGGGCTTGGTCGTGGCCGACTTCGGGCCCCGCAACGTCGAGAGGCTCCTGACCTTCCTCCGCATCGCCCGGGAGACCGGCCGGCGCCTGGCCATCACGGCCAAGGACGCTTTCCTCCTAGAGGCCATGGCCAAGGCCGACCCGGCCACACCCGACCCGCTGACCGAGGATGGTTTCGTCGTCTACGGCGAGGCCCGGCTGAGCCGCGAGACGTGGGAACGGACCTTGCTTGAGCGATACGCCGGCAAGGTCAAGACCGCCCGCGACATCGCCGCCGGCCAGGCCGACTACATCCTGTGTTTCGGCTTCTTCGACCTCTCAGAGCTGATCGACATCCGCCCCTCGGGCGGAACTTACGTCTACTCCTCGAGCGAGGCCTTCAGCGAGGAGATGGCCATCGACCTGGCCCGCCTGCGCAACTGGGTGAACCACTTCGGACTGACGATGGCCGGCGACCCCAGCCGTGAGAAGGGTTTCCACGCCTCCGGTCACATCCACGGCCCGGGCCTCGAGGATCTCATCCGGACCATCAGACCCCGTTACCTCCTGCCCGTGCACACCGAGAGCCCCGATTTCTTCGACCGTCCGGGTGACTCCGACTGGCCCTTGGTGGTCTGGCCGGAGGTCGGCCGGAGCTACGAGTTCGCCGATGGCTCACTCCGGGAGCCGGCACCCAATGATCGCGGAAAGGACTGA
- a CDS encoding acetate--CoA ligase family protein: MAYDPKLMELFFNPKSVAIIGVSRATGEGAFNILDNLVNMGYPGRLYPVNPKADQILGLKCYPSALDLPEVPDQAIITLPRELVPRAVRECGEKGIKAVVLVTQGFGEADEVGARLQEEFMAEARRAGIRLMGPNTLGTLNIFDRFSSSFMPIVRRQPLPASVICQTGFFIALDLGPTVGLGLGVDVANSADLGFYEALRYLGEDERTGLIAMHVEGIKDGRVVYDLARRITPKKPVLALKTGRSKIGAATAGSHSGSLAGEYQVYEAAFRGAGIIQLEDVDDLDDAVKAFIHLPPLRGPRVAIVTTTGGGGIMAVDACEKYGLQLAEFTGPTLAKLAEIYPTWMPPANPLDVWPAAIGKFYPQIFMDIFNAAVGDPNVDAVLAIGGSFPFPSLDVTPFLKASAESRRDKPIVWWLYGAGAEATARSAEESRRTAVYGSPERAVRALARLYQYYGKIQGRAPEGPATFADVDRAAVRRVITAAPRGAFLGAESFSVIEAYGLPAAPWRAVRTAEEAAAASAAIGYPVALKALARGLVHKSEAGVIRLDLTGEEAVTAAFAEVIRAVERVGASPEGVLVQSYLTGGQELILGAKRDAAFGPIVLFGLGGIFTEVLKDVAIGLAPLSRTEAERMVRSIRGYEVLRGVRGRPPVDLGAVVEALLRLSVLVAENEEISEIDVNPLLAFPEGQGCRAVDARIRIG; the protein is encoded by the coding sequence ATGGCCTATGACCCGAAGCTCATGGAGCTCTTCTTCAACCCAAAATCCGTAGCCATCATCGGAGTATCAAGAGCGACGGGCGAGGGCGCGTTCAACATCCTTGACAACCTGGTGAACATGGGCTACCCGGGGCGGCTGTACCCGGTCAACCCGAAGGCCGATCAGATCCTTGGCCTCAAGTGCTATCCTTCGGCCCTGGACCTACCGGAAGTCCCGGACCAGGCGATCATCACCCTCCCCAGGGAATTGGTGCCAAGGGCTGTGCGAGAATGCGGCGAGAAGGGGATCAAGGCAGTGGTCCTGGTGACCCAGGGCTTCGGCGAGGCCGACGAGGTCGGCGCCCGGCTGCAGGAGGAGTTCATGGCCGAGGCCCGGCGGGCGGGGATCCGCCTGATGGGACCGAACACCCTGGGCACCCTGAACATCTTCGACCGGTTTTCCAGTTCGTTCATGCCGATCGTCCGCCGGCAACCCCTGCCGGCCAGCGTCATCTGTCAGACGGGGTTCTTCATCGCCCTCGACCTGGGCCCCACGGTCGGGCTGGGCCTGGGCGTGGACGTGGCCAACTCGGCCGACCTCGGTTTCTACGAGGCCCTGCGTTACCTGGGCGAGGACGAGCGGACCGGGCTGATCGCCATGCATGTCGAAGGAATCAAGGATGGGCGGGTGGTCTACGACCTGGCCCGCCGGATCACGCCCAAAAAACCGGTCCTCGCCCTGAAGACCGGCCGGAGCAAGATCGGGGCGGCCACGGCCGGCTCGCACAGCGGCTCGCTGGCCGGCGAGTACCAGGTCTACGAGGCTGCCTTCCGGGGGGCTGGGATCATCCAGCTGGAGGACGTCGACGATCTCGACGACGCGGTCAAGGCCTTCATCCATCTGCCTCCCCTCCGCGGTCCGCGGGTGGCCATCGTCACCACCACCGGAGGTGGCGGAATCATGGCCGTCGATGCCTGCGAGAAATACGGGCTGCAATTGGCCGAGTTCACCGGGCCGACGCTGGCCAAGCTGGCGGAGATCTACCCGACCTGGATGCCTCCGGCCAACCCCCTCGATGTCTGGCCGGCTGCCATCGGCAAGTTTTATCCCCAGATCTTCATGGACATCTTCAACGCCGCCGTCGGCGACCCGAACGTCGACGCGGTGCTGGCCATCGGCGGGTCATTTCCGTTCCCGTCCCTGGACGTTACGCCCTTCCTCAAGGCCTCCGCCGAGTCCAGGCGAGACAAGCCCATCGTCTGGTGGCTCTATGGGGCCGGGGCCGAGGCGACCGCCCGGTCGGCCGAAGAGAGCCGGAGGACGGCCGTCTACGGGTCTCCGGAGCGGGCCGTCCGGGCCCTCGCCAGGCTCTACCAGTACTATGGAAAGATTCAGGGGCGCGCGCCGGAGGGACCGGCCACTTTCGCCGACGTTGATCGGGCGGCCGTCCGGCGGGTCATCACGGCAGCGCCCCGGGGGGCCTTCCTCGGGGCCGAGAGTTTCTCCGTCATCGAGGCCTACGGCCTGCCGGCGGCGCCTTGGCGGGCGGTCCGAACGGCCGAGGAGGCCGCGGCGGCGTCCGCGGCCATCGGCTACCCGGTGGCCCTCAAGGCCCTCGCCAGGGGTCTGGTCCACAAGTCCGAAGCCGGGGTCATCCGCTTGGACCTGACCGGGGAAGAGGCCGTGACGGCGGCCTTCGCCGAGGTCATCCGCGCGGTCGAACGGGTGGGGGCCTCGCCCGAGGGAGTCTTGGTCCAAAGCTACCTCACTGGCGGCCAGGAGTTGATCCTCGGGGCCAAGCGGGATGCGGCCTTCGGCCCGATCGTCCTGTTCGGGCTGGGTGGCATCTTTACCGAGGTTCTTAAGGATGTGGCCATAGGCCTGGCTCCTCTGTCGCGAACCGAAGCCGAGAGGATGGTCCGGTCGATTCGTGGCTACGAGGTCCTCCGCGGAGTCCGGGGGCGGCCGCCGGTCGACCTCGGCGCCGTCGTCGAGGCCCTCCTGAGGTTGTCCGTCCTGGTGGCTGAGAATGAGGAGATCAGCGAGATCGATGTCAACCCCCTCCTGGCCTTCCCGGAAGGCCAGGGGTGCCGGGCGGTGGACGCCAGGATCAGGATCGGGTGA
- a CDS encoding NAD-dependent protein deacylase produces MAETADVARLARLLRESSHAVALTGAGISTESGLPDFRSPGTGLWETVDPMAYLSTEALERRPELFYSTGMELLGALREAQPNRAHLALASLEKAGRLKAVITQNIDGLHHKAGSQRVFEVHGHLRSGHCQRCRSTVAFSVLADKARAGEVPPRCDRCGGVLRPDVVLFGDPMPEAFDLAAREVLGSDLLLVVGSSLQVAPVAYLPQYATNLAIVNLTPTPYDGLAGVVIHDQAGPVIEALAQAVLS; encoded by the coding sequence ATGGCTGAGACTGCTGACGTTGCACGTCTGGCCCGGCTGTTACGCGAGTCAAGCCATGCCGTGGCCCTGACCGGGGCCGGGATCTCCACGGAAAGCGGTTTGCCCGACTTCCGCAGCCCGGGCACAGGCCTCTGGGAGACCGTCGACCCGATGGCCTATCTCTCCACTGAGGCCCTGGAGCGCCGGCCGGAGCTGTTCTACTCGACCGGGATGGAACTCCTCGGTGCCCTTCGGGAGGCCCAGCCAAACCGGGCCCATCTGGCGTTGGCCTCGCTGGAGAAAGCCGGCCGCTTGAAGGCCGTGATCACCCAGAACATCGACGGGCTCCATCACAAGGCCGGTTCGCAGAGGGTCTTCGAAGTCCACGGGCACTTGCGAAGCGGGCATTGCCAACGTTGCCGTTCCACCGTCGCCTTCTCGGTGTTGGCGGACAAGGCCCGGGCCGGTGAGGTCCCTCCCCGCTGTGACCGCTGCGGCGGCGTCCTCCGCCCGGACGTGGTCCTCTTTGGCGACCCCATGCCCGAAGCCTTCGACTTGGCCGCCCGCGAGGTCCTGGGGAGCGACCTCCTCCTGGTCGTCGGCTCGAGCCTGCAAGTGGCCCCCGTGGCCTATCTTCCTCAGTACGCCACTAATCTGGCCATCGTCAACCTGACGCCGACCCCCTACGACGGCCTTGCCGGCGTGGTCATCCACGACCAGGCCGGTCCGGTCATCGAAGCGCTCGCCCAAGCGGTCCTCAGCTGA
- a CDS encoding transcriptional regulator: MRLADKLKHLRLVEGLVRGKDRALTQAEAVRLMEESLGKTISQAYLSQLESGAREHMTMTTRNLLAQFFKVHPGYLVSDPEDYQEELRTGPLLGPAGAAGAPAASTAREPPSAGKDEPLTGPGDDDALRGWLKSAAQHPELGAGVQAALLKLAEAEDPATYLCLLRRLTELPEVAKDLLDVLKE; this comes from the coding sequence ATGCGGCTCGCCGACAAGCTCAAGCATCTGCGGCTGGTCGAAGGTCTTGTTCGAGGCAAGGACAGGGCATTGACCCAGGCGGAGGCCGTCCGGTTGATGGAAGAAAGCCTGGGCAAGACGATCAGTCAGGCCTATCTGTCGCAACTGGAATCGGGAGCCAGGGAGCACATGACGATGACCACGAGGAACCTGCTGGCGCAGTTCTTCAAGGTCCATCCCGGCTACCTGGTCAGCGATCCCGAGGATTATCAGGAAGAGCTCCGAACCGGGCCACTCTTGGGGCCCGCCGGGGCCGCGGGGGCGCCCGCGGCTTCGACCGCGCGTGAGCCGCCGAGCGCCGGGAAAGACGAGCCCCTGACCGGCCCCGGCGACGACGACGCTTTGCGCGGGTGGCTCAAGAGCGCGGCGCAGCATCCGGAACTGGGGGCCGGGGTCCAGGCAGCCCTGCTGAAGCTGGCCGAGGCCGAGGACCCGGCGACCTATCTATGCCTGCTCCGGAGACTTACCGAGCTCCCCGAAGTGGCCAAGGACCTCTTGGACGTGCTGAAGGAGTGA
- a CDS encoding DinB family protein: MDSKILLHRWEQSRAAFRKLAEGIPPGKEGFRPTPETMSLVELVLHVASAEKTAVDALTVMPGQWKWETGLDAKHYPTIDQALDALDRQSGETRKYLAALSDDDVASRVRTPWAETTIEDLFYDWIIHEVHHRGNLITTLRLAGVKPASVYV, encoded by the coding sequence ATGGATTCCAAGATTCTGCTTCACCGGTGGGAACAAAGCCGGGCGGCCTTCCGCAAGCTGGCTGAAGGCATTCCGCCCGGGAAAGAGGGCTTCCGGCCGACTCCCGAGACCATGTCCCTGGTCGAGCTGGTCCTCCACGTGGCATCGGCCGAGAAGACGGCCGTCGACGCGCTGACCGTCATGCCGGGTCAGTGGAAATGGGAGACCGGCCTCGACGCGAAGCACTACCCGACCATCGACCAGGCCCTCGACGCCCTGGACCGGCAGAGTGGCGAGACTCGCAAGTACCTGGCCGCCTTGAGTGACGATGACGTGGCCTCCCGGGTCAGGACCCCGTGGGCCGAGACGACCATTGAAGACCTCTTCTACGACTGGATCATCCACGAGGTCCACCATCGGGGCAACCTCATCACCACTCTGAGACTGGCCGGAGTCAAGCCCGCCAGCGTCTACGTCTGA
- a CDS encoding HAD-IA family hydrolase: MIAERTDGIIETRDDSPTGLRTEPGARIKAVLFDLDGTLLDTIALILASYRHTARVCLEREIDEAWVMAHLGDPLTVTMAEVCAERLDELITVYRQHNLAEHDRLTKLFPGVREALQALEALGLRMAVVSSKMRLTVHRGLDLFQLTPFFDHVIALEDCPRHKPDPGPVLTALERLGIAPVEAVMVGDSPADVLAAKAAGARAVAVGWSRSDPKLIDEAGPTATVSTMAQLVGLIDEWGATDGPRR, translated from the coding sequence ATGATCGCGGAAAGGACTGATGGGATCATCGAGACAAGGGACGACAGCCCAACAGGGCTGAGGACAGAACCGGGAGCGCGAATCAAGGCCGTCCTCTTCGACCTCGATGGGACCCTCCTCGACACGATCGCGCTGATCCTGGCGTCTTACCGCCACACGGCACGGGTTTGCCTCGAGCGCGAGATCGACGAGGCCTGGGTCATGGCCCACCTGGGAGACCCTTTGACCGTCACGATGGCCGAAGTCTGTGCCGAGCGGCTGGACGAGCTGATCACCGTCTATCGCCAGCACAACCTGGCCGAGCATGATCGGCTGACCAAGCTTTTCCCGGGCGTCCGCGAGGCCCTTCAGGCCCTCGAAGCGCTTGGGCTGCGGATGGCAGTCGTCTCTTCGAAGATGCGGCTGACCGTTCACCGGGGCCTCGACTTGTTCCAGTTGACTCCCTTTTTTGACCACGTCATCGCCCTCGAGGACTGCCCCAGGCACAAACCAGACCCGGGACCGGTCCTGACTGCCCTGGAGCGGCTGGGCATCGCGCCCGTCGAGGCGGTGATGGTCGGGGATAGCCCGGCCGATGTCCTGGCGGCCAAGGCGGCCGGGGCTAGGGCGGTGGCCGTCGGCTGGAGCCGGTCGGACCCGAAGCTGATCGACGAGGCTGGCCCGACGGCGACCGTCTCCACCATGGCGCAACTGGTTGGCCTGATCGATGAGTGGGGGGCGACGGACGGCCCCCGCCGATGA